One region of Cyanobacteriota bacterium genomic DNA includes:
- a CDS encoding tetratricopeptide repeat protein: protein MIGEILNNRYRIIDNFSAGMFGQTYLAEDISFPDPRKCIVRRLQIYSKGSEVLKYIHDMLRATLESLSAVNNHDQIPSVLDYFDGEDSFYLVEEYIDGHPLSEELEPHKPLDEPYVIEIMCDALKTLAFMHSHLVIHQCIQPTTLIRRHSDNKLVLTGSGMIRKISGQLLESQTQPYQHLMMHPSTTYIPIEQLNGHPQFSSDIYALGMVAIQALSGLPVNVLSRIKHQNGTLDEQLSWQNRVNASPALVRILERMVHPDHMRRYQTANEVLHDLEALATTKLPSESIKSSEDVLDLTSTEPELELMVDESDDDSQATSSPEPKLLSLPLLAGAVALMVIGGTVLALLGRQLPAAFSSANSSTNSTTSQGRQPSSSSNQGISEQAIAVDKLIKEGQDYLRKGKPRDALSRLTQAIQLDPKNATAYYLRGDVRMELGDRQSAISDYSEAIGLDANLVAVYVKRGNAKADLGDDQGAIADYTEAITRDGKLSAAYLNRCLSYSNIGEQDKAISDCTQAINLQPDDVFAYQNRGLSYRRQGKIQLALQDLNTAINLDRNDADLYYNRGVIRHDLGDYQGAILDYTKAIELRPSHALVYYDRALAKIDLDDREGALSDLHKAATLCLDAGRINCYNDAQYHIKQLQAPQ, encoded by the coding sequence ATGATTGGTGAGATATTGAACAATCGCTACCGGATCATCGACAATTTCAGCGCTGGAATGTTCGGGCAAACCTACTTGGCCGAGGACATTTCGTTTCCTGACCCGCGAAAATGCATTGTTCGCAGATTACAGATTTACAGCAAAGGTTCTGAGGTGTTGAAATACATCCATGACATGCTTAGAGCCACGTTAGAGTCGCTATCTGCTGTTAACAATCATGACCAAATTCCTAGTGTTCTAGACTACTTTGACGGCGAAGATAGTTTCTACCTGGTTGAAGAATATATTGATGGTCATCCATTGTCGGAAGAGTTAGAGCCGCATAAACCGTTGGATGAGCCGTATGTTATTGAAATCATGTGCGATGCGTTGAAAACACTGGCATTTATGCACAGCCACTTAGTCATTCACCAGTGTATTCAACCGACGACACTGATTCGCCGCCACTCTGACAATAAACTCGTGTTAACTGGCTCAGGCATGATCCGAAAAATTAGTGGTCAGTTGCTAGAGTCGCAAACTCAACCCTATCAGCATCTGATGATGCACCCCTCAACGACTTATATCCCGATCGAACAACTGAATGGCCATCCTCAATTCAGCAGCGACATTTACGCCCTGGGTATGGTGGCTATTCAAGCACTCTCTGGGCTGCCTGTTAATGTTTTGAGCCGGATAAAACATCAGAATGGCACACTAGATGAGCAGCTAAGCTGGCAAAACCGTGTCAACGCTAGCCCAGCGCTGGTGCGAATTCTGGAACGCATGGTACACCCTGACCATATGCGGCGCTATCAGACGGCAAATGAAGTACTGCATGACTTGGAAGCTCTGGCGACGACCAAGCTTCCTTCAGAGAGCATTAAGTCTTCAGAGGATGTGCTGGATTTAACCTCAACTGAACCAGAGCTAGAGTTGATGGTGGATGAGTCAGACGATGATAGCCAGGCTACATCCAGCCCTGAACCGAAGCTATTGAGCTTACCTCTATTGGCGGGAGCAGTGGCCCTGATGGTGATTGGTGGTACTGTGTTAGCATTGCTAGGTAGACAATTGCCTGCAGCCTTTAGCAGTGCTAATAGCTCGACTAATAGCACTACTTCTCAGGGACGTCAGCCATCCTCTAGCTCGAATCAGGGGATATCAGAGCAAGCGATCGCGGTCGATAAGCTGATAAAAGAGGGGCAGGACTATCTCCGGAAAGGAAAGCCACGAGATGCACTCTCTAGGTTGACTCAGGCTATTCAGCTTGATCCTAAGAATGCGACTGCTTACTATCTGCGGGGTGATGTGCGGATGGAGTTGGGCGATCGCCAGAGTGCCATTAGTGACTATAGTGAAGCGATTGGACTAGATGCTAACCTAGTAGCAGTTTATGTAAAGCGGGGTAACGCTAAAGCCGACTTAGGAGATGACCAAGGGGCGATAGCTGACTACACAGAAGCCATTACCCGTGATGGCAAGCTTAGCGCTGCCTATCTTAACCGCTGCCTGTCTTACTCCAACATTGGTGAGCAGGATAAGGCCATTTCAGACTGTACTCAGGCCATCAACTTGCAGCCAGATGATGTGTTTGCTTATCAAAACCGAGGGCTGTCCTACCGACGGCAGGGAAAAATTCAACTGGCACTGCAAGACCTCAACACGGCCATTAACCTAGACCGAAATGACGCTGACTTGTACTACAACCGGGGGGTCATCCGTCACGACCTTGGGGATTACCAAGGTGCCATCTTAGACTACACTAAGGCCATTGAGCTAAGACCTAGTCATGCCTTGGTGTACTACGATCGTGCCCTTGCCAAGATCGACCTAGATGACCGAGAAGGCGCACTATCCGACCTTCACAAAGCAGCAACTCTCTGCCTAGATGCAGGTCGTATTAACTGCTATAACGATGCTCAGTACCACATCAAGCAACTACAGGCACCCCAATAG
- the ilvD gene encoding dihydroxy-acid dehydratase has protein sequence MADNFRSKTITEGIQRSPNRAMLRAVGFRDQDFTKPIVGIASGYSTITPCNMGINDLALRAEAGVYAAGAMPQLFGTITVSDGISMGTEGMKYSLVSREVIADSIETACNAQSMDGVVAIGGCDKNMPGAMIAIARMNIPAIFVYGGTIKPGHYNGKDLTIVSAFEAVGQYSAGVIDYEELLAVERHACPGAGSCGGMYTANTMSSAFEAMGMSLMYSSTMAAEDAEKAESAELSGKVLVEAIRKQILPSQILTRKAFENAIAVIMAVGGSTNAVLHLLAIAHAINVPLTLDDFETIRGRVPVLCDLKPSGQYVATDLHRVGGIPLVMKMLLNHGLLHGDALTVTGQTIAEQLADVPDHPPADQAVVRPWDQPLYSTGHLAILRGNLATEGAVAKISGVKHPKITGPARVFESEEDCLEAILAGKIRAGDILVIRYEGPKGGPGMREMLAPTSAIIGAGLGDAVGLITDGRFSGGTYGMVVGHVAPEAAVGGTIALVQEGDEITIDAHARLLQLNVPDEELAQRRAAWHPPQPRYTRGVLAKYAQLVSSSSLGAVTDLNLPYVNAPAANSL, from the coding sequence ATGGCAGATAATTTTCGGAGTAAAACCATTACTGAAGGTATTCAGCGATCGCCGAACCGCGCTATGCTCAGGGCGGTGGGCTTTCGTGATCAGGACTTTACAAAGCCGATCGTGGGTATAGCCAGTGGGTATAGCACTATCACACCCTGCAACATGGGAATCAACGACCTAGCGCTTCGAGCAGAGGCAGGAGTCTATGCAGCAGGGGCAATGCCACAACTGTTTGGCACTATTACCGTTAGTGATGGCATTTCCATGGGCACAGAAGGCATGAAGTATTCTCTGGTGTCGCGGGAAGTGATTGCTGACTCTATTGAGACTGCTTGTAATGCCCAGAGCATGGATGGCGTGGTAGCCATCGGAGGCTGCGACAAGAACATGCCCGGAGCCATGATAGCGATCGCTCGCATGAATATTCCTGCCATATTTGTCTATGGTGGCACGATTAAGCCTGGACATTACAACGGTAAAGACCTTACTATTGTCAGCGCCTTTGAGGCTGTTGGGCAATACAGTGCTGGAGTGATTGACTATGAGGAATTACTAGCTGTGGAGCGCCATGCTTGTCCAGGAGCTGGCTCCTGTGGTGGTATGTACACAGCAAACACCATGTCCTCTGCCTTTGAGGCTATGGGTATGAGCTTAATGTATTCCTCAACCATGGCAGCGGAGGATGCAGAAAAGGCTGAAAGTGCTGAATTGTCGGGTAAGGTTCTGGTTGAAGCCATTCGCAAGCAGATTTTGCCCAGCCAGATTTTGACCCGTAAGGCGTTCGAGAACGCGATCGCGGTGATTATGGCCGTAGGTGGTTCCACCAATGCTGTGTTGCATCTGTTAGCGATTGCCCATGCCATCAATGTTCCCCTTACACTGGATGACTTTGAAACCATTCGTGGTCGAGTGCCTGTCCTCTGTGATCTCAAGCCATCTGGTCAGTATGTCGCAACTGATTTGCATCGAGTTGGTGGTATTCCCCTAGTTATGAAGATGCTGCTTAATCATGGGTTGCTGCATGGAGATGCTCTGACTGTGACTGGGCAAACGATCGCCGAGCAACTTGCTGACGTACCTGATCATCCGCCTGCTGACCAAGCTGTAGTGCGCCCTTGGGATCAGCCCCTTTACAGCACCGGACACCTAGCTATATTACGTGGCAACTTAGCTACTGAAGGAGCTGTCGCTAAGATTTCTGGCGTAAAGCATCCCAAAATTACTGGCCCTGCACGAGTGTTTGAGTCGGAAGAAGATTGCTTAGAGGCGATCTTGGCGGGCAAAATCCGGGCTGGTGATATTCTCGTAATTCGCTATGAAGGGCCTAAGGGTGGACCTGGGATGCGCGAAATGCTGGCTCCTACTTCAGCCATTATTGGTGCTGGGCTAGGGGATGCTGTAGGGCTAATTACGGATGGTCGCTTTTCTGGGGGCACCTATGGTATGGTTGTAGGGCATGTTGCCCCAGAGGCAGCAGTAGGCGGCACCATTGCCTTAGTACAGGAAGGAGATGAAATTACGATTGATGCCCACGCACGATTGCTTCAGCTTAACGTCCCAGATGAAGAACTGGCTCAGCGCCGTGCAGCTTGGCATCCTCCTCAGCCGCGCTATACAAGAGGTGTGTTGGCCAAGTATGCCCAACTTGTATCTTCCAGTAGCCTAGGAGCAGTAACTGACCTAAACCTACCCTACGTCAATGCTCCTGCCGCAAATTCCCTATAG
- a CDS encoding pentapeptide repeat-containing protein, whose amino-acid sequence MGIEELLRRYADGERDFRNADLIGVNLSEADLSQANFRGANLHGARLSRANLIGTNLREAKLCEANLQGAILQEANLIGVDLTGSDLSQANLRGANLRGVHMDNINLIAVDMREANMSEVSLRNADLSHAKLNEATLSRANLTGAILTRAILEHANLTNAILNHAVMDAANLAGAILNGAAMEGVILKEADLSRARFSSAILSNADLTSAQLRGANLSWTSLRGANLRKASLYRANLSWANMGEVILEEAVLLNANLNQTNLAKAQMLGAVMPDGKTIE is encoded by the coding sequence ATGGGGATCGAAGAGTTATTAAGGCGCTATGCAGATGGAGAAAGAGACTTCCGCAATGCTGATCTAATTGGAGTGAACCTAAGCGAGGCCGATCTCAGCCAAGCTAATTTTCGAGGTGCCAACCTACATGGTGCTCGATTAAGCAGAGCTAACTTAATAGGCACCAACCTGCGTGAAGCAAAGCTGTGTGAAGCAAACCTCCAGGGGGCTATCTTGCAAGAGGCTAACTTAATTGGGGTCGATCTAACAGGTTCTGACCTTAGTCAAGCTAACCTACGGGGTGCCAATCTACGTGGTGTCCATATGGACAATATCAACCTAATTGCTGTGGACATGCGCGAAGCCAATATGAGTGAGGTGAGTTTGCGTAACGCAGACTTGAGTCATGCCAAGTTGAATGAAGCAACCCTAAGCCGAGCTAACTTAACAGGGGCAATCTTAACTAGAGCAATTTTGGAGCACGCAAATTTGACGAATGCTATTCTTAACCACGCTGTTATGGATGCTGCTAACTTAGCGGGAGCCATTCTAAACGGAGCAGCAATGGAAGGTGTCATCCTGAAGGAGGCAGATCTCAGTCGTGCTCGATTTAGCAGCGCTATTCTTAGTAACGCTGACTTGACCAGTGCCCAATTGCGGGGCGCTAACTTAAGTTGGACCTCACTGCGAGGGGCAAATTTGCGGAAAGCTAGTTTGTACCGAGCTAATCTAAGCTGGGCTAATATGGGTGAAGTTATTCTTGAGGAGGCTGTTCTCCTAAATGCTAACCTTAACC
- a CDS encoding carbohydrate ABC transporter permease encodes MKFAMRRLTANLLLWGAICLIVCFCLLPVLWQLLTSIKVNADIEAVPAIYLPNRFTFSHYQELFSRRPFGLYLVNSGLVALISTLLCLTLGTPAAYALTRFNLRGQGAILAGILIVTLFPYVLLFLGLLEIVKAIGLGNNYLALIIPYTAINLPLTILVMRSFFQQLPPDLEDAARIDGYNTWQLLIQILLPLTVPALVTTGILAFIFAWNEFIFALTFITRETLKTTPVAASQLAGATVFDIPYGPLAAATIVSTFPLVVLVLIFQRRIVQGLTGGAVKG; translated from the coding sequence ATGAAGTTTGCAATGCGTCGGCTTACTGCCAACCTGCTGCTATGGGGAGCGATTTGCCTGATTGTCTGCTTCTGTCTATTGCCTGTGTTGTGGCAATTGCTTACTTCTATCAAGGTCAATGCTGATATTGAGGCAGTGCCTGCTATCTATCTGCCGAATCGCTTCACCTTCAGCCACTATCAAGAGTTATTCAGCCGCCGTCCTTTCGGACTTTACTTAGTGAATAGTGGGCTGGTGGCGCTCATATCTACCCTGCTCTGCCTCACCTTGGGCACTCCTGCTGCCTATGCCCTAACTCGGTTTAATCTGCGAGGGCAGGGAGCAATCCTGGCTGGTATCTTGATCGTCACATTATTTCCCTATGTGCTGTTGTTTTTAGGATTGTTGGAAATTGTCAAGGCAATTGGCTTAGGGAATAACTATCTGGCGTTGATCATTCCCTATACTGCCATTAACCTGCCGCTGACGATTTTGGTAATGCGCAGTTTCTTCCAGCAACTCCCTCCAGATTTGGAAGATGCAGCCCGTATTGATGGTTACAATACTTGGCAACTGCTGATTCAGATTTTACTGCCCCTAACCGTTCCGGCCCTAGTCACTACTGGAATTCTCGCGTTTATCTTTGCTTGGAATGAGTTTATTTTTGCGTTAACATTTATTACTCGTGAAACCCTGAAGACAACCCCTGTTGCAGCTTCTCAATTGGCGGGGGCTACAGTGTTTGACATTCCCTATGGGCCATTGGCAGCCGCCACGATCGTCAGCACCTTTCCCCTAGTTGTGCTAGTGCTGATCTTCCAGCGCCGTATTGTTCAAGGGTTAACAGGTGGGGCAGTGAAAGGCTGA